The genomic window agACATATTTGATGGTTGGATAGTTGTGAGCCTATTACTGAATGTGATGGAGCCATACTGTCAATTGTAGCATGTTGCTCTTCTGATATACAAACAACACAGGAAGCAGAAGCGTTGATGATGCCAAGAGAATAGTGCATCCGACATGATATGCAAACAATTCAGTTAAAAAAATCACTTGCCTCCTCGAAGTCCCCATGTACGCTAACTACGGCGTGGAGTAACACACTGCCAGTGTCGGGAGGGCCAGGCAGAACAGGCATGCGAGGAGGACATCCACGAGCCGCTCGGCCAAGAGCTTCAGTCTTCCTGTTGAGCCGCGAGAGGTACCCTAAGAAGATGAGATCGGGTGTGCTCCGATGAGGCAACCAAGGAGGCCGCCAACGCAGGCCGAGAAGCATGTTTTGTCGTGATGCAGACTTCTGCTTAAAAAGGGGGAGCAACTACATCGGTTACCTCTGCAAGTAGATGAAGATTCAGCCATCAAATCCCATACATCGGTTACTTCTTTAGAAGAACATTAATAGGTAGTAGAAGAACGGAGAAAGTGGAGAGGGAATTAATTAGGAGACTAATTTGCTATGGAGAGGATTTGGATGCGCTGCCTGGAACGGAGCTCTAGGAAAAAGGTAACCTCGGCTGATGTTGTGATTTCATGGTAGTGGGATACTAAAAAAAGCGCTGCATAATGCCGTGGAAAGGGTGCGGAGTAATTAAGGGAGACAATCGGACCACAACACTGACTGGAAGTCCGAAGTTTCAGCGGATAGAAACTGATTGCATTGTCTAGTTGCCTGGTGATGAAAAGAAAGAAAATAGGTTAGTGGGAATGCTGATGTGGCACATTGgtgaggtggataggctgcatgtcaagagaaataggatAATAGGGATAaattatttaggtattatagattaagGGGTGAATCATGACGCTACACACTATATTCATGAATGGTTTTTGTTGATTGTTATATGTAGCGACAAGTAATAACTCTATAACATAATCTACCATGATGGTTTTTACATACTTGATGGCCTTCCATGAATAGGACGAGAGACTGATTGATGAGCCCCGCTAGCCATTCTCGCTAAATGTATGAAGGGTAATATGGACCTTTCGTAATACGTTGTATGTTCTAGGAGTAGCGTCAAATAAACGCCAGCACGCACAGACCGCCCGACCAGACCGAACCGAATTATGTGTTAACTAGATCAATGATTTGGAAATTTCTAAGACCAAAATATATAAGGGTATAAACCGGAGAAACCAAACCAGATTTTTTTTTGGTCAAACCAATTGCACCACTATATGTACTGACACGTGAGAATGACGTTGCCGAGTCCCGTATTTGTGGTGAAATTTCCATCTCAAACCTTTCAGATATCAACCTTCTCAGATTAGATAGACCTACCTAATTTCCATGATTAGGATATATTGTTTTGTTGAGAACTCGATATTTTGGGTAGCTTGATTGGAGACACATCATAGCGAAATATAAAATCAGCATCACTGAATCAGATCGCGGAAGTCTAcgatccgcccccccccccccccccccccccccccccccccgcgttgcCGGTGGTTCAGGATATTAAACGTGCATATGTTTGTGTAGTAGATATGCAGTAGCTCAAGATAAAGAAATGATGTAATAGGCTAGCTAGCTCATACTTAGCTACTTATTGAATGAGATATGGATTTAGTGAGTAGTAGATTTTGCATGGCTCTCTGCAAGCCCTGAACATCATTGACCAGGAACATTACCCTATTATTGTTGAGTAATAAATATACTGTATATAATAAACAGCTCGATATGCTTGATTTTCCTTTTTGAGACGGAATAAGACCATGAAAAACATTCAGAAAACGATAACATCTTTGGGTAATTACTTCACATCAGGAAGCATCTTGATTACATAGGTTATGTGTATAAATGATGCAGATTACTTTGTTTTTCCGATTAAGAAACTACGAGCAGTCGCTCCAGCAGCTGTTGCATTATCTTAAAAATGCACTGGCCGTACAAATGCTCCCTATGTGTTACTACCTCAATGCTAGAATGTGACATTAGTCCTGTACTACTACCATAACAAGattaaataataaattccttgccTGTGTATACATCAGGGTAACGTACCTATACCTCGCCAAAGTAAGAAAGTTTCATAAGTTTAAGAATATTGATAATACTGCCATTTAACATAAAATCGAGGTACACGCATGTGCTAGGAATTAGAAGTCCGGAGGCAGAACCCAGACACAAGCATTACCGCCATCCTCGTGACGGTAATGGTATCCCTGTGATATGATCCTCTCCGTGCGATCCATCCCTATACTTTTTCTGTAATACATGGTGTAACTGCCGAGGCCAAGCCCTTTTGAGCACTCTACTTTATCGCTTGAATGTAAGTGTTGCTTGGAGTAGTAAATGTGATTCCTTTTCACCCTGTTGTGTCCAGCAGTCAAAGACACATGCACTGCCTTGCTGCATGTTGGCCCCAAGAATAAAGCATGGTCACCCAAACTCGTCACCTCTATCCGTTTGAACCTGTGGTGTATTGGCCGCGTTGTGCCTCTATCGGCAAGCTCAAAAACCCTAAAAGTTTTAGCTTTGAAGCAGCCCACGTATGACGGGGACTCCACAGCTATCACTAGTTTGCCACATAGCTCCAAGATGTATGTTTGGTGGTACCGGGACTCAAACCACACATACAAAAACTCTCTCTTTTCAATCAGAGCGCCGTTTGCATTTGTGCTGATGTTGAACCTAAACAATTTGCCCGACATAAGGGCATAGATCATGCCGTTGCAGAAGGCGATATCTGTGATCTCCTCATATTCGGAAGTGTCACATCCTCTTGTCGTCCACCCACGATTCGGACTGCCAATTCTGCATACCGCGATCTTGCATCTTGTGGTTATCGCGGCAAGGATGCATTCACTCGAGGAGGGGTCCTCCGAGAAAATGATTTTCTGAACAGAGACAAGATTGGCTCTCTGATTGAATGCCAGCAGCCGTTTGGTTGGGCATTTACACCcaatgatgctctgtttggcggaGAGCTCCACCTGAGCGCCGGAGAAGAGATTCACGATGACGACATGAGTGCCGGCTGTGGCGGCTATCCAGCCACCGCCGTGGGATCCGACTAGCCGCTTGCCCCATGGGAACCCCCGAAGAGGGGAACGTAGGACGTGGCCGTCCTGGAGGCTGTATGCTCGCGCCTTTCGGTCACGCTTGGCGTCTCCCGTCCAGGGTAGCAGGAGGGGGAGAGCTGGCAGCGTGGGGTGCCACGACGCGACGGCGCGCCATGACGCACAGACGGCGGCGAAGCGAGCTCGGTCGTACGGAGATGAGAGGCAGCCACGGTAGATCTTGTCGAGCATGTCCTCGGGGAGCTCGGACCACTGCCGCCGGCGGCCGCCGCATGccattgatagctcctcgatcgttTACTAAGAAGATCGGATATGGATTGGCACGATCAATATCCATCGGATTTACCTTTATACAGAATATACATAAATAGAGCAAGGTCGACTTGTACGTGCACCGGACGCTCGGGACACCGGGACGTGCACGTACGTACCTCATAGTTTCGGTTTCGGGGTTTAAACAAACTTATAGGAGTATCTCGTACGGAGCTGCTAACAAAATCTCCCGTAAGTTTAGGAGACACAGCCGGCAATTCCAATTCACCACAAGTAAGTCTGACGGCGGCCACACCACCATGCCGGCAACCCGAGACGCGGATCTCATCTCGTCCTCCTCCGTTTCCTCCATCAGGTAGGTACAGCTCACCACCTGCCGGCGATATTTTCATTCTTCGATTCGATGACGCCTCAATCTGTATGGTGCAGGTCTCTAGGGATGTTGGTTTGATCTTGACCGCGCATGGAGGCGACCTCAAAGGTCTGCAACTTCGATGAGGCTCTCTATGGCCATGAAGGCACCTGCAGGGACCCAATTGTGGAAGCCAAACCTAGCACCCAGCAGGGCTCTCAGTGCAACGGCGCTACGTGGGAGAATAGTTTGACGACGAGATTCGGTACAGATGGTTGCCGCAAGGGGCGCAAGGCCGTAGCGCCATGGAGATTCCAGATTGGGTATAAGCGGCCGCGGTCACAGGGTTTAAGCCAGGACGACGGATCTGATGGAGTTCCTGCAACTGGAACTTCCAAGTCAACCAGTCTTATAGGGGCTGCTGCTTCTGTACCCAAGAAGACGACGAAGGTTGATAAGGGTGATCGTCATCGTGCAATGCCAAAGAACAAAGTCGCCATCAGCAGAGAAAGCGTCATGGCTTCTTTGCGGGAATTCCGGGTAATTTACAGGCAGCTTCTGGCCGAGGAGAAGGCGAAATGCAATAAACAAGAACATGATCTTGCAGCTTTTCAAGTCTTCAGGGAGAGGCTATGTGTTGAATTTGATGATAGGAGGTACGTGGGCAGCGTCCCTGGAGTTCATGTTGGTGACTTGTTTGATTCGGACGCCGAGCTTTTCCTTGTTGGTCTCCATCGTTCACAGCAGTCGCGTGTTGATTACATCAACCAGAACGGGGGCAGGACATGTCTAGCCATTAGCATCGTGTCGTACGCGCAACAGTCAGCCCAAAATAGCAATCTGGATTTCTTGCTACATGTTGGATCTGTGGCTGCCACCACTGGCCAGAACATGGAAGGCACCGACTTGGCGCTAAAGCAGAGTATGGATACCAAAACACATGTGCGTGTCATTTATAGGTTTGTCATGACCGGCCGTGAGGAGCTTACATACTATGTTTATGGTGGTTTATATTTGGTCGAGAAATTTAGCAAAGAGAAACTGAGGGAAGACAAACATATTAGCACTTTTCATCTGAGAAGATTGTCGGGGCAACCGAGCATCAACATTCACGAACTTGTGGAAAAAAGAATGGCTGAACCATCCAATGGAACTTTTACTGTAGATATATCGTCAGGTCTTGAGAAGATCCCTATATCTGCAATCAACTCCATATCAAACGAGGCCCCGGCTCCATTTCGCTACATTTCACACATACAATACCTCAGGAAGTATCAGCTAGATCCTCCATCAGGTTGTGATTGTGTTGGTCGATGTTCGGACTCGCAAAAGTGTGCATGTGTAATGAAAAATGGTGGGAAGATCCCTTTCAGAAAGACCGGTGGTCTCCTAGAGGAAAAACCTCTTATTTACGAGTGTGGACCTTCATGCAAGTGCCCTCCAACTTGTCGCAATAGAGTAGGCCAACATGGAATTAGTTTTCGCCTTCAAGTCTTCAAGACAACATCAATGGGTTGGGGAGTACGAAGCCTTGATTTTATACCTACGGGACATTTTGTGTGTGAATATATAGGGGAGTTGTTGGATAATGAAGATGCTCAGGAGAGGGATAATGATGAGTACTTGTTCCTTATTGGAAACAACTATTATGATGTATCCCGCTGGGACAACTTACAAAAGACTATCCCCTCACTTATGAATGGCCCTGGGGAAGAGGAAGAAAATTTCTTTGCAGTGGACGCACTGAAATGTGGCAACCTTGCAAGGTTCATCAACCATAGCTGCACCCCTAACCTTTTCACACAAAATGTTCTCTATG from Triticum aestivum cultivar Chinese Spring chromosome 3B, IWGSC CS RefSeq v2.1, whole genome shotgun sequence includes these protein-coding regions:
- the LOC123072792 gene encoding histone-lysine N-methyltransferase, H3 lysine-9 specific SUVH5-like, with the protein product MEATSKVCNFDEALYGHEGTCRDPIVEAKPSTQQGSQCNGATWENSLTTRFGTDGCRKGRKAVAPWRFQIGYKRPRSQGLSQDDGSDGVPATGTSKSTSLIGAAASVPKKTTKVDKGDRHRAMPKNKVAISRESVMASLREFRVIYRQLLAEEKAKCNKQEHDLAAFQVFRERLCVEFDDRRYVGSVPGVHVGDLFDSDAELFLVGLHRSQQSRVDYINQNGGRTCLAISIVSYAQQSAQNSNLDFLLHVGSVAATTGQNMEGTDLALKQSMDTKTHVRVIYRFVMTGREELTYYVYGGLYLVEKFSKEKLREDKHISTFHLRRLSGQPSINIHELVEKRMAEPSNGTFTVDISSGLEKIPISAINSISNEAPAPFRYISHIQYLRKYQLDPPSGCDCVGRCSDSQKCACVMKNGGKIPFRKTGGLLEEKPLIYECGPSCKCPPTCRNRVGQHGISFRLQVFKTTSMGWGVRSLDFIPTGHFVCEYIGELLDNEDAQERDNDEYLFLIGNNYYDVSRWDNLQKTIPSLMNGPGEEEENFFAVDALKCGNLARFINHSCTPNLFTQNVLYDHDNKGMPHIMLFACEDIQPLEPLSYDYNYTIDGVHDSEGNIKKKRCLCGSVECTGWLY